Proteins encoded in a region of the Spiroplasma endosymbiont of Amphimallon solstitiale genome:
- a CDS encoding ribonuclease HIII codes for MTFYLNQKQKSLIKEHYQSYKVDNKNSSYELFQYHNITIEIYQEKVIFKGTKEDIIAEYRSIWNQLDENQSPVIGNAEFGINNFFGPLVIISSYIGSGNLEKLRLLNIRDYKDLSQSKFIELAQDIMKTIIFESVIINNRKYNQWIDAGYNPNIIKTWGENQALVRMLQHRIQYDTIVIDQYINEDTYYKYIENMKDNRNKIIKDKVQFVTNAESKYLAIACSTIISRYLFLEEIKKIKGIDTNTIPLGTGKEVNIFLEKIKNEKTIEFNKFLERHSKKSFTEFFK; via the coding sequence TGACATTTTACTTAAATCAAAAACAAAAATCATTAATTAAAGAACACTACCAAAGCTATAAAGTTGATAATAAAAATAGTAGTTATGAATTATTTCAATATCATAATATAACAATTGAAATTTATCAAGAAAAAGTTATTTTTAAAGGTACTAAAGAGGATATTATTGCAGAATATCGTAGTATTTGAAATCAACTTGATGAAAATCAATCACCAGTCATTGGCAATGCTGAATTTGGTATTAATAATTTTTTTGGTCCACTTGTTATTATTAGTTCTTATATTGGTTCGGGTAATTTAGAAAAATTGCGTTTACTTAACATTCGCGATTATAAAGACTTATCACAAAGTAAATTTATTGAATTAGCACAAGATATTATGAAAACAATTATTTTTGAGTCAGTAATCATTAACAATCGTAAATATAATCAATGAATTGATGCGGGTTATAACCCCAATATTATTAAAACCTGAGGAGAAAATCAAGCATTAGTTCGTATGTTACAACATAGAATTCAATATGATACTATAGTTATTGATCAATATATTAATGAAGATACATATTATAAATACATTGAAAATATGAAAGATAATCGTAATAAAATTATTAAAGATAAAGTTCAATTTGTTACTAATGCAGAAAGTAAGTATTTAGCTATCGCTTGTAGTACTATTATTAGTCGTTATTTATTTTTGGAAGAAATTAAAAAAATAAAAGGTATTGACACTAATACAATTCCATTAGGTACTGGAAAAGAAGTTAATATATTTTTAGAAAAAATTAAAAATGAAAAAACAATTGAATTTAATAAATTTCTTGAACGTCATAGCAAAAAATCATTTACTGAATTTTTTAAATAA
- a CDS encoding terminase small subunit has product MQEEKIKIRTIFNDATKLKEALENYFIHCKEFDEIPTKLGMLIYLDITENTLKKWKEKKEKYFFTTN; this is encoded by the coding sequence GTGCAAGAAGAAAAAATAAAAATAAGAACAATTTTTAATGATGCTACAAAATTAAAAGAAGCATTAGAAAATTATTTTATTCATTGTAAAGAGTTTGATGAAATACCTACTAAATTAGGAATGTTAATTTATTTAGATATAACTGAAAATACTTTAAAAAAATGAAAAGAAAAAAAAGAGAAATACTTTTTTACAACAAATTAA
- a CDS encoding phage terminase large subunit has protein sequence MSKQLNDSWQELKQIIRATYPSINFIISETKKTIEFNGSKITCKYLHAQDNSNVKLTGLASNYLYDYVIIWSDERYEITENDYQDLKDAIRGANQLLEIESCNPWSILNEFIKKTINACPQNEKQIINEYEQFTIIDKTIYHYQNWKLNSHLKDSDKQQLLEIETLDPISARVRSHGLVGYESGGIYSHLLPKISRVIQKSYRFSAGLDYGFKDDALACLLIGFDYDFNFVNVIDCLKIENKLVRYDNKQLARLVVEFYIKLAKENVYLDEYGLTVYCDFSNYTFIEMLNDTAIKYRISSWLYFKDCVKLRLEFRIGKNVALMASERLNISMNAQALLDEFRLAVWDPKSIKQISLAGNDHLRDAFDYAIEPYIRNLSANINPYFERK, from the coding sequence ATGTCAAAACAATTAAATGATAGTTGACAAGAATTAAAACAAATTATTAGAGCAACTTATCCAAGTATTAATTTTATTATTAGTGAAACTAAAAAAACTATTGAATTTAATGGTAGTAAAATCACTTGTAAATATTTACATGCACAAGATAATAGTAATGTTAAATTAACTGGATTAGCAAGTAATTATTTATATGATTATGTAATTATATGAAGTGATGAAAGATATGAAATTACTGAAAATGATTATCAAGATTTAAAAGATGCAATTCGTGGTGCAAATCAATTATTAGAAATTGAAAGTTGTAATCCTTGGTCAATTCTTAATGAATTTATTAAAAAAACTATAAATGCTTGTCCACAAAATGAAAAGCAAATTATTAATGAATATGAACAATTTACTATTATTGATAAAACTATTTATCATTATCAAAATTGGAAACTTAATAGTCATTTAAAAGATAGTGATAAACAACAATTATTAGAAATAGAAACTCTTGACCCAATATCTGCAAGAGTAAGAAGTCATGGTTTAGTAGGTTATGAATCTGGTGGAATATATTCACATTTACTTCCTAAAATTAGTAGAGTAATACAAAAAAGTTATAGATTTAGTGCTGGATTAGATTATGGGTTTAAAGATGATGCATTAGCATGTTTATTAATAGGTTTTGATTATGATTTTAATTTTGTTAATGTTATTGATTGTTTAAAAATAGAAAATAAATTAGTACGTTATGATAATAAACAATTAGCAAGATTAGTGGTTGAATTTTATATTAAATTAGCAAAAGAAAATGTTTATTTAGATGAATATGGTTTAACTGTATATTGTGATTTTAGTAATTATACATTTATTGAAATGCTTAATGATACAGCAATTAAATATAGGATTAGTTCATGGCTATATTTTAAAGATTGTGTGAAGTTAAGACTTGAATTTAGAATAGGTAAGAATGTGGCTTTAATGGCTTCAGAACGCTTAAATATTAGTATGAATGCACAAGCATTATTAGATGAATTTAGATTGGCTGTATGAGACCCTAAAAGTATTAAACAAATATCATTAGCGGGTAATGACCATTTACGTGATGCATTTGATTATGCTATAGAACCATATATTAGAAATTTAAGTGCAAATATAAATCCTTATTTTGAAAGGAAGTAA
- a CDS encoding IS256 family transposase, with protein MAKKQNINNNDPISKAVDLLLENTEDLTTVFKEGGLYKELTKRLVEKMLNSEMQNYLGYEKNQHSNTENARNGTSSKKLITQQGKIEIDVPRDRNSDFTPVIVAKRQRRFDGFDQQVLSLYAKGMTLSDIRMQLQELYHGADISESVISQITDDVIDDVKTWQNRPLESVYPIVYFDCIVVKVRQDKRIINKSVYIALGVDLEGKKDVLGLWISENEGAKFWLANFTEMKNRGLNDILIACSDNLTGMSEAIQAVYPKTEHQLCIVHQIRNSLKYVSYKHRKTLVTDLKPIYSACSEEQAMQALESFESKWNKQYPQIAKSWYKNWENLMIFISYPAEIKRVIYTTNAIESVNSQLRKVIRNKKAFPNDMSVFKIFYLAIENITKKWTLPIQNWNTAIVHFMIKFEDRINLN; from the coding sequence ATGGCTAAAAAACAAAATATTAATAATAATGATCCAATATCAAAAGCAGTAGATTTATTATTAGAAAATACTGAAGATTTAACAACAGTTTTTAAAGAAGGGGGTTTATATAAAGAATTAACAAAACGTTTAGTTGAAAAAATGTTGAATTCTGAAATGCAAAATTATTTAGGATATGAAAAAAATCAACATAGTAATACTGAAAATGCTCGTAATGGTACAAGTTCAAAAAAATTAATAACTCAACAAGGTAAAATTGAGATTGATGTACCAAGAGATCGCAATAGTGATTTTACTCCTGTAATAGTTGCAAAAAGACAGCGAAGATTTGATGGTTTTGATCAACAAGTGCTTTCACTATATGCAAAAGGTATGACTCTATCTGACATTAGAATGCAGTTACAAGAGTTATATCATGGTGCTGATATTAGTGAAAGTGTTATTAGTCAAATTACTGATGATGTTATTGATGATGTCAAAACATGACAAAATCGACCATTAGAAAGCGTTTATCCGATTGTTTATTTTGATTGTATAGTAGTTAAAGTTCGACAAGATAAACGGATTATTAATAAATCAGTTTATATAGCATTAGGAGTTGATTTAGAAGGTAAAAAAGATGTTTTAGGCTTATGAATTAGTGAAAATGAAGGTGCTAAATTTTGATTAGCTAATTTCACAGAAATGAAAAATCGAGGCTTAAATGATATTTTGATTGCTTGTAGTGATAATTTAACAGGCATGTCAGAAGCAATACAAGCAGTTTATCCTAAAACAGAACATCAATTATGCATTGTTCATCAAATTCGAAATAGTTTAAAATATGTTTCATACAAACATCGAAAAACTCTAGTTACAGATTTAAAACCAATTTATAGTGCATGTAGTGAAGAACAAGCAATGCAAGCTTTAGAATCATTTGAAAGTAAATGAAATAAACAATATCCCCAAATTGCTAAATCTTGATATAAAAATTGAGAAAATTTGATGATTTTTATTAGTTATCCTGCAGAAATCAAAAGAGTAATTTATACAACAAATGCTATTGAATCTGTTAATAGTCAATTACGAAAAGTTATTAGAAACAAAAAAGCTTTTCCTAATGATATGTCAGTTTTTAAAATATTTTATTTAGCAATTGAAAATATAACAAAAAAATGAACATTGCCTATTCAAAATTGAAATACAGCAATTGTTCATTTTATGATAAAATTTGAAGACAGAATTAATCTGAACTAG
- a CDS encoding DEAD/DEAH box helicase, with protein MSFTELNLKQELTAAIAKWGYTTPTPIQKKTIPVSLQKKDIIGKSHTGTGKTAAFVLPILHNLDIKLYRNQAIIVCPTRELAIQVAKQVKKYAYFLNGVNVALLCGGVNIRNQLYDLRTSNIVVGTPGRITDHINRCSLRLNSIKTLVLDEADEMLKMGFKKDIDFLFENSPQNIQTVLFSATMSKPVLKIADDYQNNPVIITVEDESQKLQQANIKQYYFDCRNITKETALVALYQKLQPQLSIVFSNTKAFTNKIAQLLEQNNIKCAVINGDKSQRERMEAMRQFKNGKVRVLIATDVVARGIDINGIDYVFNYDIPREYEYYTHRIGRTARAGAQGTAITLVSNRVQYNEIQEIQYYQNHEITLLDTTDWDLPKNVVKVPTKLNFSSHNNRNDFKRNVDNNSKWKRKPKY; from the coding sequence ATGAGTTTTACAGAACTAAATTTAAAACAAGAATTAACTGCTGCTATTGCTAAATGAGGTTATACTACCCCAACACCAATTCAAAAGAAGACAATTCCAGTTTCTTTACAAAAAAAAGATATTATTGGAAAAAGTCATACCGGAACCGGAAAAACTGCTGCCTTTGTCTTACCTATATTACATAATTTAGATATAAAATTATATCGTAATCAAGCCATTATTGTTTGTCCAACTAGAGAATTGGCAATCCAAGTTGCTAAACAAGTAAAAAAATATGCTTATTTTTTAAATGGTGTTAATGTTGCTTTATTATGTGGTGGTGTTAATATTAGAAATCAATTATATGATTTAAGAACTAGTAACATAGTTGTTGGAACACCAGGAAGAATTACTGATCATATTAATCGTTGTAGTTTAAGATTAAATTCAATTAAAACATTAGTTTTAGATGAAGCAGATGAAATGTTAAAAATGGGATTTAAAAAAGATATTGATTTCTTATTTGAGAATTCACCACAAAATATTCAAACTGTCCTTTTTTCAGCAACAATGTCAAAACCAGTTTTAAAAATTGCTGATGATTATCAAAATAATCCAGTTATTATTACTGTTGAAGATGAAAGTCAAAAATTACAACAAGCAAATATTAAACAATATTATTTTGATTGTCGTAATATAACAAAAGAAACTGCATTAGTTGCTTTATATCAAAAATTACAACCACAATTAAGTATTGTTTTTTCAAATACAAAAGCTTTTACTAACAAAATTGCACAATTATTAGAACAAAATAATATTAAATGTGCTGTTATTAACGGTGATAAAAGTCAAAGAGAACGTATGGAAGCAATGAGACAATTTAAAAATGGTAAGGTTAGAGTATTAATTGCTACTGATGTTGTTGCTAGAGGAATTGACATTAATGGCATTGATTATGTTTTTAATTATGATATTCCACGTGAATATGAATACTATACTCATCGTATTGGTAGAACAGCTCGTGCTGGAGCGCAAGGAACTGCTATTACTTTAGTAAGTAATAGAGTTCAATATAATGAAATTCAAGAAATTCAATATTATCAAAATCATGAAATTACTTTACTAGATACTACAGATTGAGATTTACCTAAAAATGTTGTTAAAGTACCAACTAAATTAAATTTTTCATCTCATAATAATAGAAATGATTTTAAACGTAATGTTGATAATAATTCAAAATGAAAAAGAAAACCAAAATATTAA